A region of the Candidatus Dadabacteria bacterium genome:
AGGCAGCGCGGATTGTCTTCAAGCTGGTCTATTATTTCGTACTGTTCCTCGGTAAGCCTGAGCAGATTCTCCTCCGCCTCTTCAAGCCAGGCTGCCTTCGCCGCAACCCGTTCGAAATCCGGCCGCAGAAAACCGCTGATTCTCTTCGCCTCCGTGTGCGCGGGCACGGGTCTCTCCCCGCGCGGCTGAAATTCCCTAAGCCTCTTCCGCGCGATATTCAGGACGCAGTAAGATATCGGGCGGTCCCTCAGGTCTGAGAAATCGATGACGTCTGAGCGCTCGAATTCAGGCGTGAGCGGAGGGCAGTGCGCGTCGGGGAAAACAACCCCGTACCCGATCGGGCATCGCGATTCGCGCGAACCCTCCCCGAAATGCTCCATTATCGAGTTCCGCAGCGCGTACATTGAATCCCTGGCCTGCGCGAAGGGACTTTTCTTAAGGAGAAATTCCTGCCCGTGGCGGTTAGTCGTTTTCCATTGCCCCTCCTCGCAGGAGATTCCGCCGCCCTTGATCTCAAGACAGATAATTCCCTCTCCGGGCATGATCACCACGAAGTCTATCTCTCCATATGGTTTTTTCTTTCCCCTGCGCGCGAGTTCAAGCGGGTGAAGGACAGTCCACTCTGCGGTGTCAGGGTCATCCTTCAGCTGTGAGAATATCCTGCGTTCAGCCAGGCTGGTTTTGTCATCGGCAATATATGCTGGGATCATCCTCGCCATTTCATTAGATACCTGTTAAGAACACAACTGCCAGTTGTGTCAGTTATCGAAAATTGTAACACACATCGCTGTTTTTCCGACATATGAAGACGGTTAACAGTCTGCGCGGGGCAGATGAGAAGACATTAGGTGCGTATTACGTATAGAAGTGAACGCTGATTGACTGAAAAATCCGTCCGGGGAATACTTTTTTCTCCGGTTCGTATAAACTTGTAGATCAGTTCTGAAACCATAGAGCACATGGAGGTGCACAATGAGAAAGATATTGATGTTTTCTGTGTTGACGGTTCTGTTCATCGGCGGGGCGACATTTGCCTCGGCCCATTGCGGAGAT
Encoded here:
- a CDS encoding nuclease-related domain-containing protein; amino-acid sequence: MARMIPAYIADDKTSLAERRIFSQLKDDPDTAEWTVLHPLELARRGKKKPYGEIDFVVIMPGEGIICLEIKGGGISCEEGQWKTTNRHGQEFLLKKSPFAQARDSMYALRNSIMEHFGEGSRESRCPIGYGVVFPDAHCPPLTPEFERSDVIDFSDLRDRPISYCVLNIARKRLREFQPRGERPVPAHTEAKRISGFLRPDFERVAAKAAWLEEAEENLLRLTEEQYEIIDQLEDNPRCL